In Elusimicrobiota bacterium, a genomic segment contains:
- the uppS gene encoding di-trans,poly-cis-decaprenylcistransferase — protein sequence MDGNGRWAKSRGLPRLAGHKKGVDSVREIVRACAEFGIEALTLYAFSTENWLRPAQEVSELMKLLSHALRHETLELEKNNIRLRAIGRLERLPVAVREELERSTERLSKNSGLRLNIALNYGGRQEIVDAVNRLWESGAKKVREEDISAALYTGDLPEPDLLIRTSGEMRVSNFLLWQIAYAELYVTPVFWPDFRRQNLVEALLDFQGRRRRFGGL from the coding sequence ATGGACGGCAACGGGCGCTGGGCCAAATCTCGGGGGTTGCCTCGATTGGCCGGACATAAGAAAGGAGTCGACTCCGTGCGCGAAATCGTGCGGGCCTGCGCCGAATTCGGCATAGAGGCCCTCACTCTTTACGCCTTCTCGACGGAAAATTGGCTGAGGCCCGCCCAAGAAGTGTCGGAGCTCATGAAGCTTCTTTCCCACGCGCTACGCCATGAGACTTTGGAGCTCGAGAAGAACAATATCCGATTGAGGGCGATCGGCAGACTCGAGAGACTGCCCGTCGCGGTCCGGGAGGAGCTTGAGCGCTCTACAGAGCGCCTGTCAAAGAATTCCGGCCTGCGCTTGAACATAGCCTTGAATTACGGCGGCCGGCAGGAGATCGTGGACGCGGTCAACCGCCTCTGGGAATCTGGGGCCAAAAAGGTCCGAGAGGAGGATATTTCGGCGGCTCTCTACACCGGGGACCTGCCGGAACCGGATCTCCTCATCCGCACCTCCGGTGAAATGCGGGTTTCCAACTTCCTCCTCTGGCAGATCGCCTACGCGGAGCTGTACGTGACTCCGGTGTTTTGGCCGGATTTCCGGCGCCAGAACCTGGTCGAGGCCCTGCTCGACTTCCAGGGCCGGCGAAGGCGCTTCGGAGGCCTGTAG
- a CDS encoding phosphatidate cytidylyltransferase has protein sequence MLLPRVLTALAGVPLLLFVIHWGGWSFSFLVLAVCCLSLYEYGMILRIGRKPVQRLFVILAGLALALCLILSGPLNLTVSGLMAAIVLREMFSSDRSLERMALTIFGAVLLGWMPAHLALIRDLRPHGEKFTFLFFLVVWAMDSAAYFVGRKWGGRKLAEGISPKKTWAGAAAGFSAAALLVFCFRAAEPLLLSRGQAAALALIIGAGGQLSDLAESMIKRAVGAKDSGNLLPGHGGVMDRFDSFLLTAPAVYYCLQAFIY, from the coding sequence ATGCTTCTTCCCCGCGTCTTGACGGCCTTGGCGGGAGTTCCCCTCCTCCTCTTCGTGATCCATTGGGGCGGCTGGAGCTTCTCCTTCTTGGTCCTGGCGGTTTGCTGCCTGTCCTTGTACGAGTACGGAATGATCCTGCGTATCGGCCGCAAGCCCGTGCAGAGGCTTTTCGTGATCCTGGCGGGCCTCGCCTTGGCTTTGTGCCTCATCCTCTCTGGCCCGCTCAACCTGACCGTTTCGGGGCTCATGGCCGCGATAGTCCTCCGGGAGATGTTCAGCAGCGACCGTTCGCTCGAGCGGATGGCCTTGACCATATTCGGCGCGGTGCTTCTAGGCTGGATGCCGGCTCATCTCGCCTTGATTCGGGATTTGAGGCCGCACGGGGAGAAGTTCACCTTCCTCTTTTTCCTTGTCGTTTGGGCTATGGACAGCGCCGCCTACTTCGTGGGCAGGAAATGGGGCGGCCGCAAGCTCGCGGAGGGCATCAGCCCCAAGAAGACCTGGGCCGGAGCCGCGGCGGGTTTTTCCGCGGCCGCGCTTCTCGTGTTTTGCTTTCGGGCGGCCGAACCCCTGCTCCTTTCCAGGGGCCAAGCCGCGGCCCTGGCCCTGATCATAGGCGCGGGAGGCCAGCTTTCGGATCTGGCCGAGTCCATGATCAAGCGCGCCGTGGGCGCCAAGGATTCCGGCAACCTCCTGCCCGGACACGGGGGCGTCATGGATCGCTTCGATTCCTTCCTGCTCACGGCCCCGGCCGTATACTACTGCCTGCAGGCTTTTATATACTAA